A genomic region of Chaetodon auriga isolate fChaAug3 chromosome 11, fChaAug3.hap1, whole genome shotgun sequence contains the following coding sequences:
- the LOC143327898 gene encoding pleckstrin homology domain-containing family A member 1-like isoform X2 has protein sequence MPYVDRQNRICGFLDIEENESSGKFLRRYFILDTQQGSLVWFMDNPQNLPIGTDCVGSLKLTYISKVSDATKLRPKAEFCFVINAGMRKFFLQANDQQDLVDWVIALNKATKITVPKLSDGQQNAENQKALPDVVGPKKQVSYKTEIIGGVPIVTQTQHEGGDGADRAERDAIHRSHSQLPYFLGRPTQEHTVIKSGYCVKQGAVMRNWKRRYFLLEENSMSYFKSDLEKEPLRMIPLKEVHKVQECKQSDIMMRDNLFEVVTTSRTFYIQADSPEEMHSWIKAVSGAIVAQRGPGRSAATEHGSRSTFYRSPAGPPVPRSPISAMPPCYPEWGAAVTCGTRSQPGVGQRALHEPAATAQSQPHASTPVPAGDAPGQVTCEPPATTVSNSEESPWRRRSSFEPHMPEPPLDLDDADLPVSEV, from the exons ATGCCTTACGTGGACCGACAGAACCGCATCTGTGGCTTCCTGGACATAGAGGAGAACGAGAGCAGTGGCAAGTTCCTGCGTCGTTACTTCATACTGGACACGCAGCAGGGAAGCTTGGTGTGGTTCATGGACAACCCACAG AACCTGCCTATTGGCACAGACTGTGTTGGTTCCCTCAAGCTCACCTACATCTCTAAG GTCAGCGATGCCACTAAGCTGAGGCCTAAGGCAGAATTCTGCTTCG TCATCAATGCTGGGATGAGGAAGTTCTTCCTGCAGGCCAACGACCAGCAGGATCTTGTGGACTGGGTCATCGCTCTCAATAAAGCTACCAAGATtact gtGCCAAAGTTGTCTGATGGACAGCAGAATGCAGAGAACCAGAAGGCTTTGCCAGATGTCGTAGGGCCCAAGAAACAAGTCTCCTATAAGACAGAGATTATTGGAGGAGTCCCCATCGTCACCCAGACACAG CATGAAGGAGGTGATGGTGCAGACAGAGCGGAGCGTGACGCCATACATCGCTCCCACAGCCAGCTGCCGTACTTCCTGGGCAGGCCGACTCAGGAGCACACGGTCATCAAATCGGGCTACTGCGTCAAGCAGGGAGCTGTG ATGAGGAACTGGAAACGGCGATATTTCCTATTGGAAGAAAACTCAATGAGTTACTTCAAGTCagatttg GAGAAAGAGCCTCTAAGAATGATTCCACTGAAGGAAGTTCACAAAGTCCAGGAGTGCAAGCAGAG TGACATTATGATGAGAGATAATCTGTTTGAAGTCGTCACCACATCAAGGACATTTTACATACAG GCGGACAGCCCAGAGGAGATGCACAGTTGGATCAAGGCTGTCTCAGGGGCCATTGTGGCCCAGCGGGGGCCTGGGAGGTCTGCTGCCACA gaaCACGGCAGCCGTTCCACTTTCTACCGCAGCCCCGCGGGTCCCCCCGTCCCTCGCTCGCCCATATCTGCCATGCCACCATGCTACCCAGAGTGGGGGGCTGCTGTCACGTGCGGCACACGCTCGCAGCCTGGCGTGGGACAGCGAGCACTTCATGAGCCTGCTGCCACGGCCCAGTCACAGCCACACGCCAGCACGCCTGTCCCTGCAGGAGACGCGCCTGGCCAAGTGACCTGCGAACCGCCCGCGACCACCGTCAGTAACTCTGAGGAGTCGCCGTGGCGACGGCGGAGCAGCTTCGAGCCCCACATGCCTGAACCGCCCCTGGACCTGGATGACGCCGACCTGCCGGTGAGCGAGGTCTGA
- the LOC143327898 gene encoding pleckstrin homology domain-containing family A member 1-like isoform X1, whose translation MPYVDRQNRICGFLDIEENESSGKFLRRYFILDTQQGSLVWFMDNPQNLPIGTDCVGSLKLTYISKVSDATKLRPKAEFCFVINAGMRKFFLQANDQQDLVDWVIALNKATKITVPKLSDGQQNAENQKALPDVVGPKKQVSYKTEIIGGVPIVTQTQHEGGDGADRAERDAIHRSHSQLPYFLGRPTQEHTVIKSGYCVKQGAVMRNWKRRYFLLEENSMSYFKSDLEKEPLRMIPLKEVHKVQECKQSDIMMRDNLFEVVTTSRTFYIQADSPEEMHSWIKAVSGAIVAQRGPGRSAATMRQARRLSNPCIQRYTSRIGECSSTLLQLCTCLRCVTSCLSLLLPPVRCLNTAAVPLSTAAPRVPPSLARPYLPCHHATQSGGLLSRAAHARSLAWDSEHFMSLLPRPSHSHTPARLSLQETRLAK comes from the exons ATGCCTTACGTGGACCGACAGAACCGCATCTGTGGCTTCCTGGACATAGAGGAGAACGAGAGCAGTGGCAAGTTCCTGCGTCGTTACTTCATACTGGACACGCAGCAGGGAAGCTTGGTGTGGTTCATGGACAACCCACAG AACCTGCCTATTGGCACAGACTGTGTTGGTTCCCTCAAGCTCACCTACATCTCTAAG GTCAGCGATGCCACTAAGCTGAGGCCTAAGGCAGAATTCTGCTTCG TCATCAATGCTGGGATGAGGAAGTTCTTCCTGCAGGCCAACGACCAGCAGGATCTTGTGGACTGGGTCATCGCTCTCAATAAAGCTACCAAGATtact gtGCCAAAGTTGTCTGATGGACAGCAGAATGCAGAGAACCAGAAGGCTTTGCCAGATGTCGTAGGGCCCAAGAAACAAGTCTCCTATAAGACAGAGATTATTGGAGGAGTCCCCATCGTCACCCAGACACAG CATGAAGGAGGTGATGGTGCAGACAGAGCGGAGCGTGACGCCATACATCGCTCCCACAGCCAGCTGCCGTACTTCCTGGGCAGGCCGACTCAGGAGCACACGGTCATCAAATCGGGCTACTGCGTCAAGCAGGGAGCTGTG ATGAGGAACTGGAAACGGCGATATTTCCTATTGGAAGAAAACTCAATGAGTTACTTCAAGTCagatttg GAGAAAGAGCCTCTAAGAATGATTCCACTGAAGGAAGTTCACAAAGTCCAGGAGTGCAAGCAGAG TGACATTATGATGAGAGATAATCTGTTTGAAGTCGTCACCACATCAAGGACATTTTACATACAG GCGGACAGCCCAGAGGAGATGCACAGTTGGATCAAGGCTGTCTCAGGGGCCATTGTGGCCCAGCGGGGGCCTGGGAGGTCTGCTGCCACA ATGCGGCAGGCCAGACGGCTGTCGAACCCCTGTATACAGAGGTATACGTCCCGAATCGGGGAGTGCAGCAGCAC tctgctgcagctgtgtacCTGTCTTAGATGTGTGACATCCtgcttgtctctcctcctccctcctgttcGCTGCct gaaCACGGCAGCCGTTCCACTTTCTACCGCAGCCCCGCGGGTCCCCCCGTCCCTCGCTCGCCCATATCTGCCATGCCACCATGCTACCCAGAGTGGGGGGCTGCTGTCACGTGCGGCACACGCTCGCAGCCTGGCGTGGGACAGCGAGCACTTCATGAGCCTGCTGCCACGGCCCAGTCACAGCCACACGCCAGCACGCCTGTCCCTGCAGGAGACGCGCCTGGCCAAGTGA
- the LOC143327898 gene encoding pleckstrin homology domain-containing family A member 1-like isoform X3, translating to MPYVDRQNRICGFLDIEENESSGKFLRRYFILDTQQGSLVWFMDNPQNLPIGTDCVGSLKLTYISKVSDATKLRPKAEFCFVINAGMRKFFLQANDQQDLVDWVIALNKATKITVPKLSDGQQNAENQKALPDVVGPKKQVSYKTEIIGGVPIVTQTQHEGGDGADRAERDAIHRSHSQLPYFLGRPTQEHTVIKSGYCVKQGAVMRNWKRRYFLLEENSMSYFKSDLEKEPLRMIPLKEVHKVQECKQSDIMMRDNLFEVVTTSRTFYIQADSPEEMHSWIKAVSGAIVAQRGPGRSAATMRQARRLSNPCIQRYTSRIGECSSTNTAAVPLSTAAPRVPPSLARPYLPCHHATQSGGLLSRAAHARSLAWDSEHFMSLLPRPSHSHTPARLSLQETRLAK from the exons ATGCCTTACGTGGACCGACAGAACCGCATCTGTGGCTTCCTGGACATAGAGGAGAACGAGAGCAGTGGCAAGTTCCTGCGTCGTTACTTCATACTGGACACGCAGCAGGGAAGCTTGGTGTGGTTCATGGACAACCCACAG AACCTGCCTATTGGCACAGACTGTGTTGGTTCCCTCAAGCTCACCTACATCTCTAAG GTCAGCGATGCCACTAAGCTGAGGCCTAAGGCAGAATTCTGCTTCG TCATCAATGCTGGGATGAGGAAGTTCTTCCTGCAGGCCAACGACCAGCAGGATCTTGTGGACTGGGTCATCGCTCTCAATAAAGCTACCAAGATtact gtGCCAAAGTTGTCTGATGGACAGCAGAATGCAGAGAACCAGAAGGCTTTGCCAGATGTCGTAGGGCCCAAGAAACAAGTCTCCTATAAGACAGAGATTATTGGAGGAGTCCCCATCGTCACCCAGACACAG CATGAAGGAGGTGATGGTGCAGACAGAGCGGAGCGTGACGCCATACATCGCTCCCACAGCCAGCTGCCGTACTTCCTGGGCAGGCCGACTCAGGAGCACACGGTCATCAAATCGGGCTACTGCGTCAAGCAGGGAGCTGTG ATGAGGAACTGGAAACGGCGATATTTCCTATTGGAAGAAAACTCAATGAGTTACTTCAAGTCagatttg GAGAAAGAGCCTCTAAGAATGATTCCACTGAAGGAAGTTCACAAAGTCCAGGAGTGCAAGCAGAG TGACATTATGATGAGAGATAATCTGTTTGAAGTCGTCACCACATCAAGGACATTTTACATACAG GCGGACAGCCCAGAGGAGATGCACAGTTGGATCAAGGCTGTCTCAGGGGCCATTGTGGCCCAGCGGGGGCCTGGGAGGTCTGCTGCCACA ATGCGGCAGGCCAGACGGCTGTCGAACCCCTGTATACAGAGGTATACGTCCCGAATCGGGGAGTGCAGCAGCAC gaaCACGGCAGCCGTTCCACTTTCTACCGCAGCCCCGCGGGTCCCCCCGTCCCTCGCTCGCCCATATCTGCCATGCCACCATGCTACCCAGAGTGGGGGGCTGCTGTCACGTGCGGCACACGCTCGCAGCCTGGCGTGGGACAGCGAGCACTTCATGAGCCTGCTGCCACGGCCCAGTCACAGCCACACGCCAGCACGCCTGTCCCTGCAGGAGACGCGCCTGGCCAAGTGA
- the LOC143327898 gene encoding pleckstrin homology domain-containing family A member 1-like isoform X6: protein MPYVDRQNRICGFLDIEENESSGKFLRRYFILDTQQGSLVWFMDNPQNLPIGTDCVGSLKLTYISKVSDATKLRPKAEFCFVINAGMRKFFLQANDQQDLVDWVIALNKATKITVPKLSDGQQNAENQKALPDVVGPKKQVSYKTEIIGGVPIVTQTQHEGGDGADRAERDAIHRSHSQLPYFLGRPTQEHTVIKSGYCVKQGAVMRNWKRRYFLLEENSMSYFKSDLEKEPLRMIPLKEVHKVQECKQSDIMMRDNLFEVVTTSRTFYIQADSPEEMHSWIKAVSGAIVAQRGPGRSAATRLKSDSEKL from the exons ATGCCTTACGTGGACCGACAGAACCGCATCTGTGGCTTCCTGGACATAGAGGAGAACGAGAGCAGTGGCAAGTTCCTGCGTCGTTACTTCATACTGGACACGCAGCAGGGAAGCTTGGTGTGGTTCATGGACAACCCACAG AACCTGCCTATTGGCACAGACTGTGTTGGTTCCCTCAAGCTCACCTACATCTCTAAG GTCAGCGATGCCACTAAGCTGAGGCCTAAGGCAGAATTCTGCTTCG TCATCAATGCTGGGATGAGGAAGTTCTTCCTGCAGGCCAACGACCAGCAGGATCTTGTGGACTGGGTCATCGCTCTCAATAAAGCTACCAAGATtact gtGCCAAAGTTGTCTGATGGACAGCAGAATGCAGAGAACCAGAAGGCTTTGCCAGATGTCGTAGGGCCCAAGAAACAAGTCTCCTATAAGACAGAGATTATTGGAGGAGTCCCCATCGTCACCCAGACACAG CATGAAGGAGGTGATGGTGCAGACAGAGCGGAGCGTGACGCCATACATCGCTCCCACAGCCAGCTGCCGTACTTCCTGGGCAGGCCGACTCAGGAGCACACGGTCATCAAATCGGGCTACTGCGTCAAGCAGGGAGCTGTG ATGAGGAACTGGAAACGGCGATATTTCCTATTGGAAGAAAACTCAATGAGTTACTTCAAGTCagatttg GAGAAAGAGCCTCTAAGAATGATTCCACTGAAGGAAGTTCACAAAGTCCAGGAGTGCAAGCAGAG TGACATTATGATGAGAGATAATCTGTTTGAAGTCGTCACCACATCAAGGACATTTTACATACAG GCGGACAGCCCAGAGGAGATGCACAGTTGGATCAAGGCTGTCTCAGGGGCCATTGTGGCCCAGCGGGGGCCTGGGAGGTCTGCTGCCACA agattGAAATCTGACAGTGAAAAGCTGTGA
- the LOC143327898 gene encoding pleckstrin homology domain-containing family A member 1-like isoform X4, translating to MPYVDRQNRICGFLDIEENESSGKFLRRYFILDTQQGSLVWFMDNPQNLPIGTDCVGSLKLTYISKVSDATKLRPKAEFCFVINAGMRKFFLQANDQQDLVDWVIALNKATKITVPKLSDGQQNAENQKALPDVVGPKKQVSYKTEIIGGVPIVTQTQHEGGDGADRAERDAIHRSHSQLPYFLGRPTQEHTVIKSGYCVKQGAVMRNWKRRYFLLEENSMSYFKSDLEKEPLRMIPLKEVHKVQECKQSDIMMRDNLFEVVTTSRTFYIQADSPEEMHSWIKAVSGAIVAQRGPGRSAATMRQARRLSNPCIQRYTSRIGECSSTLLQLCTCLRCVTSCLSLLLPPVRCLD from the exons ATGCCTTACGTGGACCGACAGAACCGCATCTGTGGCTTCCTGGACATAGAGGAGAACGAGAGCAGTGGCAAGTTCCTGCGTCGTTACTTCATACTGGACACGCAGCAGGGAAGCTTGGTGTGGTTCATGGACAACCCACAG AACCTGCCTATTGGCACAGACTGTGTTGGTTCCCTCAAGCTCACCTACATCTCTAAG GTCAGCGATGCCACTAAGCTGAGGCCTAAGGCAGAATTCTGCTTCG TCATCAATGCTGGGATGAGGAAGTTCTTCCTGCAGGCCAACGACCAGCAGGATCTTGTGGACTGGGTCATCGCTCTCAATAAAGCTACCAAGATtact gtGCCAAAGTTGTCTGATGGACAGCAGAATGCAGAGAACCAGAAGGCTTTGCCAGATGTCGTAGGGCCCAAGAAACAAGTCTCCTATAAGACAGAGATTATTGGAGGAGTCCCCATCGTCACCCAGACACAG CATGAAGGAGGTGATGGTGCAGACAGAGCGGAGCGTGACGCCATACATCGCTCCCACAGCCAGCTGCCGTACTTCCTGGGCAGGCCGACTCAGGAGCACACGGTCATCAAATCGGGCTACTGCGTCAAGCAGGGAGCTGTG ATGAGGAACTGGAAACGGCGATATTTCCTATTGGAAGAAAACTCAATGAGTTACTTCAAGTCagatttg GAGAAAGAGCCTCTAAGAATGATTCCACTGAAGGAAGTTCACAAAGTCCAGGAGTGCAAGCAGAG TGACATTATGATGAGAGATAATCTGTTTGAAGTCGTCACCACATCAAGGACATTTTACATACAG GCGGACAGCCCAGAGGAGATGCACAGTTGGATCAAGGCTGTCTCAGGGGCCATTGTGGCCCAGCGGGGGCCTGGGAGGTCTGCTGCCACA ATGCGGCAGGCCAGACGGCTGTCGAACCCCTGTATACAGAGGTATACGTCCCGAATCGGGGAGTGCAGCAGCAC tctgctgcagctgtgtacCTGTCTTAGATGTGTGACATCCtgcttgtctctcctcctccctcctgttcGCTGCct agattGA
- the LOC143327898 gene encoding pleckstrin homology domain-containing family A member 1-like isoform X5, giving the protein MPYVDRQNRICGFLDIEENESSGKFLRRYFILDTQQGSLVWFMDNPQNLPIGTDCVGSLKLTYISKVSDATKLRPKAEFCFVINAGMRKFFLQANDQQDLVDWVIALNKATKITVPKLSDGQQNAENQKALPDVVGPKKQVSYKTEIIGGVPIVTQTQHEGGDGADRAERDAIHRSHSQLPYFLGRPTQEHTVIKSGYCVKQGAVMRNWKRRYFLLEENSMSYFKSDLEKEPLRMIPLKEVHKVQECKQSDIMMRDNLFEVVTTSRTFYIQADSPEEMHSWIKAVSGAIVAQRGPGRSAATMRQARRLSNPCIQRYTSRIGECSSTD; this is encoded by the exons ATGCCTTACGTGGACCGACAGAACCGCATCTGTGGCTTCCTGGACATAGAGGAGAACGAGAGCAGTGGCAAGTTCCTGCGTCGTTACTTCATACTGGACACGCAGCAGGGAAGCTTGGTGTGGTTCATGGACAACCCACAG AACCTGCCTATTGGCACAGACTGTGTTGGTTCCCTCAAGCTCACCTACATCTCTAAG GTCAGCGATGCCACTAAGCTGAGGCCTAAGGCAGAATTCTGCTTCG TCATCAATGCTGGGATGAGGAAGTTCTTCCTGCAGGCCAACGACCAGCAGGATCTTGTGGACTGGGTCATCGCTCTCAATAAAGCTACCAAGATtact gtGCCAAAGTTGTCTGATGGACAGCAGAATGCAGAGAACCAGAAGGCTTTGCCAGATGTCGTAGGGCCCAAGAAACAAGTCTCCTATAAGACAGAGATTATTGGAGGAGTCCCCATCGTCACCCAGACACAG CATGAAGGAGGTGATGGTGCAGACAGAGCGGAGCGTGACGCCATACATCGCTCCCACAGCCAGCTGCCGTACTTCCTGGGCAGGCCGACTCAGGAGCACACGGTCATCAAATCGGGCTACTGCGTCAAGCAGGGAGCTGTG ATGAGGAACTGGAAACGGCGATATTTCCTATTGGAAGAAAACTCAATGAGTTACTTCAAGTCagatttg GAGAAAGAGCCTCTAAGAATGATTCCACTGAAGGAAGTTCACAAAGTCCAGGAGTGCAAGCAGAG TGACATTATGATGAGAGATAATCTGTTTGAAGTCGTCACCACATCAAGGACATTTTACATACAG GCGGACAGCCCAGAGGAGATGCACAGTTGGATCAAGGCTGTCTCAGGGGCCATTGTGGCCCAGCGGGGGCCTGGGAGGTCTGCTGCCACA ATGCGGCAGGCCAGACGGCTGTCGAACCCCTGTATACAGAGGTATACGTCCCGAATCGGGGAGTGCAGCAGCAC agattGA